ACCAATTTAGATCCTTTCAATCGTTACTCAGAGGATGAGCTAAAAAAGGCCATTGAACTAGCACACTTAAAGTCTCATTTGGAGAAAATGCTTGGGAACGAAACTGGATGTAGTGATAATAATGTTGAAGAACGTGAAAATGCTAAGGATATTCTGGATGTGAATATTAATGAGAACGGCAGTAATTTGTCGGTGGGACAAAGACAATTATTATGTTTGGCAAGAGCGTTATTGAGTCACTCTAAGATTTTGGTTCTTGACGAGGCTACGGCTTCAGTGGACATGGAAACGGATAAGATCATCCAAGATACGATCAGAAGAGAATTCAAGGATCGTACAATCTTAACTATTGCACATCGTATCGACACCGTGTTGGACAGTGATAAAATCATTGTTCTTGATAAGGGCAATGTAAAAGAATTCGACTCACCTTCGAAATTACTATCTGACAAGGGATCTATTTTCTATAGTCTTTGTGAAAAAGGTGgctatttgaaaaaatgagtTTGAATTCTATATATTGAGGCTTACCTGAAAACTTATAGGACTCTGTCAAAATCTAATGTACTGTATACATGTCTTTTAATATCGAGCTAATCTTTCACTCTCGATGCTTCCCTCGAGGACCGGGTAATAAGTTTAAAGTCcaattaagaaataattAAGAGTATATAATCCACTTTCTAACTTATATAGGATCGCACGCATTCATTCGAAGGGGACGAGAGTGTCAAGTACGTGTAAGAGATATGAGCTCCAATGAAGAGGTCTTTAGTCAGATAAACGCAACTGTGAATGTGGTCGATAATAAAAAGCGCCTACTATTCGTTCAGGATAGTTGCGCACTAGTCCTGGGGCTTGTTGCAGGGTTTTTGCAGATTGAATCTGTCAATGGGTTCCTTTGGTTCCTAGCCCTGTACAACTTGATCAATATGGTTTACATTGTTTGGATCTGTCAATTACAACCAGGGAAATTCTACCAAAGCCCACTgcaagatatttttttcgaatcATTTATCAGAGAGTTAACTGGGTTCGTCATGGCATGGACATTTGGTTATGCCTTAATCGGATAAAATAAGGGTTTTATTGCTAGTTCGAAATAAGGTTGATTTATTATGTATGTACAGTAAATATATTGTTATaagtaatttttttttttattttctagTTCTCTCTATGCGCTAAA
This DNA window, taken from Saccharomyces eubayanus strain FM1318 chromosome XII, whole genome shotgun sequence, encodes the following:
- the EMC6 gene encoding Emc6p, whose product is MSSNEEVFSQINATVNVVDNKKRLLFVQDSCALVLGLVAGFLQIESVNGFLWFLALYNLINMVYIVWICQLQPGKFYQSPLQDIFFESFIRELTGFVMAWTFGYALIG